A region of Lycium barbarum isolate Lr01 chromosome 3, ASM1917538v2, whole genome shotgun sequence DNA encodes the following proteins:
- the LOC132633977 gene encoding NADPH-dependent aldo-keto reductase, chloroplastic-like, which produces MGSYKTTLNNGETLPIIGMGTYSGENDRETTERAIRAALKMGYRHFDTAKIYGSEPAVGNALRRAIRDGLVEREDIHVTSKLWSSDHHDPVSALQQTLQRLGMEYVDMYLVHWPVALKPWVDYPVPTEEDFEEFDMENTWSGMERFLEMGLCKSIGVSNFSSRKIEELLDFTCVTPAVNQVEMHPMWRQRKLRSICGEYGIHISAYSPLGGPGNAWGTTAVVDHPIIQSIAIKHNATPAQVALRWGLSQGSSVIVKSFNPRRMKENMGALDLTLDDWDLLEIEKMEERKIMRAEYLANDTTSPYKTIEELWDDEI; this is translated from the exons ATGGGAAGCTATAAGACAACGCTAAACAATGGTGAAACCTTACCCATCATAGGAATGGGTACTTATTCGGGCGAAAACGATAGAGAAACAACTGAGAGAGCCATTAGAGCTGCGCTCAAG ATGGGGTACAGGCATTTTGATACAGCAAAAATATATGGTTCTGAGCCGGCTGTTGGAAATGCATTAAGACGAGCAATTCGTGATGGTTTAGTTGAGAGGGAAGACATTCATGTCACCTCTAAACTTTGGTCAAGTGATCACCATGATCCTGTTTCTGCACTTCAACAAACCCTACA GAGGTTAGGGATGGAGTACGTAGACATGTATTTGGTGCATTGGCCAGTGGCTTTGAAGCCATGGGTGGATTATCCTGTTCCCACTGAAGAAGACTTTGAGGAATTTGACATGGAGAATACTTGGTCTGGCATGGAGAGGTTCTTAGAGATGGGTTTGTGTAAGTCCATTGGAGTAAGCAATTTCTCATCCAGAAAGATTGAAGAGCTGCTAGATTTTACTTGTGTCACTCCCGCTGTCaatcag GTGGAAATGCATCCAATGTGGAGACAGAGAAAACTAAGGTCAATATGTGGGGAGTATGGGATTCATATAAGTGCATATTCACCTTTAGGTGGACCGGGAAATGCCTGGGGAACTACTGCTGTGGTTGATCATCCTATCATCCAATCTATTGCCATCAAGCATAACGCAACTCCAGCTCAG GTAGCACTGAGATGGGGGCTGTCCCAAGGATCAAGTGTTATAGTGAAGAGCTTCAATCCACGGAGAATGAAGGAGAATATGGGTGCTCTTGATTTAACATTGGACGATTGGGATTTACTTGAAATAGAGAAAATGGAAGAAAGGAAGATTATGAGGGCTGAGTATCTAGCCAATGATACTACAAGTCCATACAAGACCATTGAGGAGCTTTGGGATGACGAGATATAA
- the LOC132631705 gene encoding structural maintenance of chromosomes protein 2-1-like → MAKLEPPEGGSFLDGLEVRVAFGAVWKQSLSELSGGQRSLLALSLILALLLFKPAPLYILDEVDAALDLSHTQNIGRMIKSHFPHSQFIVVSLKEGMFNNANVLFRTKFVDGVSTVQRTVAAKNK, encoded by the exons ATGGCAAAGTTAGAACCTCCTGAAGGAGGTAGCTTCTTAGATGGCTTGGAGGTTCGTGTTGCATTTGGAGCAGTTTGGAAACAATCATTATCTGAGCTTAGTGGTGGGCAGAGATCTCTACTTGCACTCTCTCTCATTCTGGCTTTGCTTCTTTTCAAGCCAGCCCCACTTTATATCCTGGACGAG GTTGATGCAGCTCTTGACTTAAGTCACACACAGAACATCGGAAGAATGATCAAGAGTCATTTTCCACATTCTCAG TTTATTGTTGTATCCTTGAAAGAGGGTATGTTTAACAATGCCAATGTTCTCTTCCGAACAAAATTTGTGGATGGCGTCTCAACAGTGCAGAGAACAGTTGCAGCTAAAAACAAGTGA